In Campylobacter vicugnae, a genomic segment contains:
- a CDS encoding HDOD domain-containing protein, whose amino-acid sequence MNEAIYKSIKSLPPLDETIIKIQQICSSDDSDIAELISVIHQDPMLTANILRSANSPLYGFSREIADINRAVALFGMATIRGFALAGTIKKSFKIDLTPYGISGTKFMDLAIMQNALAFNWCSKINRELLNIISPASFMMDIGKIIIAKELIDSKKSDNFRSKMQNISTPDELCQLEMDIVGISSQMVTAQIFKNWNLELEIADVIKYSLNPTDAPEVLRKHCAILNIISNSINVFDTLSQSQIDNSQELLKLYNLDAKLYLNAIEKVKN is encoded by the coding sequence ATGAATGAAGCAATCTATAAGAGCATAAAATCTCTACCACCACTTGATGAAACAATTATAAAAATACAGCAAATTTGTAGTAGCGATGATAGTGATATAGCAGAATTAATAAGCGTAATACATCAAGATCCTATGCTAACGGCTAATATATTACGCTCAGCCAATAGCCCATTATATGGCTTTAGCAGAGAGATAGCTGATATAAACAGAGCCGTAGCTTTATTTGGTATGGCTACTATTAGAGGATTTGCACTCGCTGGAACAATTAAAAAAAGCTTTAAAATCGATCTGACACCTTATGGTATTTCTGGAACTAAATTTATGGATTTAGCAATAATGCAAAACGCCTTAGCATTTAACTGGTGTAGCAAGATAAACCGTGAGCTTTTAAACATTATTTCACCAGCTAGTTTTATGATGGATATAGGTAAGATAATAATTGCTAAAGAGTTAATAGACTCTAAAAAGTCAGATAATTTTAGATCTAAAATGCAAAATATATCAACACCAGATGAGCTATGCCAATTAGAGATGGATATAGTAGGAATATCTAGCCAAATGGTTACAGCTCAAATATTTAAAAATTGGAATTTAGAACTAGAAATAGCTGATGTAATAAAATACTCACTAAATCCAACTGACGCACCAGAAGTTTTAAGAAAACATTGTGCAATATTAAATATTATAAGCAACAGCATAAATGTCTTTGATACTCTATCTCAAAGCCAAATAGATAACTCACAAGAGCTTTTAAAACTCTATAATCTTGATGCTAAGCTATATCTAAACGCAATAGAAAAAGTGAAAAATTGA
- a CDS encoding divergent polysaccharide deacetylase family protein, giving the protein MAKRKKSSTPNSSGVLVYLGILLSILAIVAIIYIVVSNKKDQEQVFDTQTINNIDTYFKDRKREYSILDTPKNVEQNITDTKLNSINESDINKSKNDINKPNMKIKEPNLNLKPNHDIKTDLNLSSNRPKLAIILDDISTFYHAKKIKSLDMNITPSIFPPSKNYPNSVNVAKEFKFYMIHLPLEAINYQAQEKNTLKINDSSVKIESQIANIKSNFPTAIYINNHTGSKFTSDYNAMKRLFKALKENNMIFIDSYTTKDSKAKILSKEFGNKYLKRDVFIDNIKDEKAIIKELKRSIKVAKTNGLAIAIGHPYQQTFKALAAMKNELANETELVILKDMYELYN; this is encoded by the coding sequence TTGGCAAAGCGTAAAAAAAGCAGCACCCCAAATAGCAGCGGGGTGCTTGTATATCTTGGTATTTTGCTTTCTATTTTAGCTATTGTGGCTATAATATATATAGTAGTAAGCAATAAAAAAGACCAAGAACAAGTTTTTGATACTCAAACTATTAATAATATTGATACATATTTTAAAGATAGAAAAAGAGAGTATAGTATTCTTGATACTCCTAAAAATGTAGAACAAAATATAACAGATACTAAATTAAATTCCATTAACGAATCAGATATAAATAAGAGTAAAAACGATATAAATAAACCCAATATGAAAATAAAAGAACCAAATTTAAATTTAAAACCAAATCACGATATAAAAACGGATTTAAATTTATCTTCAAATAGACCAAAACTAGCTATAATTTTAGATGATATATCTACTTTTTATCATGCTAAAAAGATTAAATCTTTAGATATGAATATTACGCCTTCAATTTTCCCACCAAGCAAAAACTATCCAAATAGTGTTAATGTAGCCAAGGAATTTAAGTTTTATATGATTCATCTACCGCTTGAAGCGATAAACTATCAAGCCCAAGAGAAAAATACCTTAAAAATCAATGATAGTAGTGTAAAAATAGAGTCGCAAATTGCTAATATAAAATCAAATTTCCCAACTGCTATCTATATAAATAATCATACAGGTAGTAAATTTACAAGTGATTATAATGCTATGAAAAGGCTCTTTAAAGCACTTAAAGAGAATAATATGATATTTATTGATAGTTATACAACTAAGGATTCTAAGGCTAAAATACTAAGTAAAGAATTTGGCAATAAATACTTAAAACGCGATGTATTTATAGATAATATAAAAGATGAAAAAGCTATAATTAAAGAGTTAAAACGCTCTATTAAGGTTGCCAAAACTAATGGTTTAGCAATAGCTATAGGTCATCCATATCAGCAGACATTTAAGGCTTTAGCAGCTATGAAAAATGAGTTAGCAAATGAGACTGAGTTGGTGATTTTAAAGGATATGTATGAACTTTATAACTGA
- a CDS encoding DNA-processing protein DprA has product MNFITEFKLNSNFKNPPQKLYYKGNLELLNSPKVAIVGSRKCSVYTKNMTLNLASTLKKYGVCVVSGAAIGVDIYAHMGAYPNTIAVFGNGLDQIYPLQNSKIIKDIYQNSLALSAYEPDTLAKGWQFLERNLITVALSDAVVVAQADIKSGSMSSARAAIKFGIPLYVLPQRLGESSGTNELLASQKAKIITDFDKFAMEFGVKNYKKKSDEIIEFIKKNSNFDECYSKFGDKIYEYELDGKIAIDGIYVRIL; this is encoded by the coding sequence ATGAACTTTATAACTGAGTTTAAGCTAAATTCAAATTTTAAAAATCCTCCACAAAAGCTTTATTATAAGGGTAATTTAGAATTACTAAATTCTCCAAAAGTCGCAATTGTAGGCTCTAGAAAATGCTCAGTATATACTAAAAATATGACCTTAAATTTAGCTTCTACATTAAAAAAATATGGAGTTTGCGTTGTTAGTGGTGCAGCAATTGGTGTAGATATCTATGCTCATATGGGTGCATATCCAAATACAATCGCAGTTTTTGGCAATGGTTTAGATCAGATTTATCCACTACAAAACTCTAAAATCATAAAAGATATATATCAAAACTCACTAGCACTAAGTGCATATGAGCCAGATACTTTGGCAAAAGGGTGGCAATTTTTAGAGCGAAATTTAATCACAGTAGCCTTAAGTGATGCAGTAGTTGTAGCTCAAGCAGATATAAAAAGTGGTTCTATGAGTAGCGCAAGAGCTGCTATTAAATTTGGTATTCCATTATATGTTTTGCCTCAAAGATTAGGTGAGAGTAGCGGTACAAATGAGCTACTAGCAAGCCAAAAGGCAAAGATTATTACAGATTTTGATAAATTTGCTATGGAATTTGGTGTGAAAAATTATAAAAAAAAGAGTGATGAGATTATAGAATTTATCAAAAAAAACTCAAATTTTGATGAGTGTTATAGTAAATTTGGGGATAAAATTTATGAATATGAACTAGATGGCAAGATTGCTATTGATGGAATTTATGTGAGAATTTTATGA
- a CDS encoding RsmB/NOP family class I SAM-dependent RNA methyltransferase — MSFKDYLESTLTKSDFNRVWDSFFKPKSVGFYLNLLKFNKDEIILGLNNLGVEITEFLPNFYICDAKFKDTLTHSEIFNKGAIYIQNPSSYLAALALNPNRDDMVLDMCASPGGKSIALANMMGQGANLAVMESDTKRFYTLKSNLNKYGCEWVRTYNKDARSISRTCQNKFDKILLDAPCSSYSHFGDGFVEKSAKEIKLIARLQKQLLNSALSALKPGGVVVYSTCTFFECENEEVVQNALNSKFDITIDKISFGLKSEIISEFGLKILPDCNMDAFFLAKIIKNS, encoded by the coding sequence ATGAGTTTTAAAGATTATTTAGAATCTACTTTAACTAAGTCTGATTTTAATAGAGTTTGGGATAGCTTTTTTAAGCCTAAAAGTGTTGGATTTTATCTTAATTTGCTTAAATTTAATAAAGATGAGATTATCCTTGGTTTAAATAATTTAGGCGTTGAGATTACTGAATTTTTACCTAATTTTTATATTTGTGATGCTAAATTTAAAGATACTCTAACTCACTCTGAGATATTTAATAAAGGGGCAATATATATACAAAATCCAAGTAGCTACCTAGCAGCCCTAGCGCTAAATCCAAATAGAGATGATATGGTGCTAGATATGTGTGCAAGTCCAGGTGGCAAAAGTATTGCACTAGCTAATATGATGGGGCAGGGTGCTAATTTAGCTGTAATGGAGAGCGATACAAAACGCTTTTATACTTTAAAATCAAATTTAAATAAATATGGCTGTGAGTGGGTTAGAACCTATAATAAAGATGCAAGAAGCATTTCAAGAACTTGCCAAAACAAATTTGATAAAATTTTATTAGATGCGCCATGTTCTAGCTATTCTCATTTTGGAGATGGCTTTGTGGAGAAATCAGCTAAAGAGATTAAGCTAATAGCAAGATTACAAAAGCAGCTTTTAAATTCAGCTCTAAGTGCTTTAAAGCCCGGTGGAGTAGTAGTTTATAGCACTTGTACATTTTTTGAGTGTGAGAATGAAGAGGTAGTGCAAAATGCTTTGAATTCTAAATTTGATATTACTATTGATAAAATTAGCTTTGGATTAAAATCAGAGATTATAAGTGAGTTTGGACTTAAGATTTTGCCTGATTGCAATATGGATGCATTTTTTTTGGCTAAGATTATTAAAAATAGCTAG
- the ilvC gene encoding ketol-acid reductoisomerase has protein sequence MAITVYYDKDCDLSLIRSKKVAMIGFGSQGHAHAENLRDSGVEVIVGLNPNGKSWAKAEAKGFKVMSVADATKEADVVMILTPDEMQADIFKSQIEPNLKSGSAIAFGHGFNIHYGQIVPPAGIDCIMIAPKAPGHTVRNEFVNGGGIPDLIAVAQDASGKAKDIALSYASAIGGGRTGIIETTFKAETETDLFGEQAVLCGGLCALINAGFETLVEAGYEPEMAYFECLHEMKLIVDLIYQGGMADMRYSISNTAEFGDYVSGKRVVDERSKAAMKEILREIQDGTFAKNFILERKAGYTKMNAERKLSDESLLNKTGEKLRAMMPWINKGRLVNKDKN, from the coding sequence ATGGCAATAACAGTTTATTATGACAAAGATTGTGATTTAAGCCTAATCAGATCTAAAAAAGTAGCAATGATTGGCTTTGGTTCTCAAGGTCACGCTCACGCTGAAAACCTACGTGATAGCGGTGTAGAGGTTATCGTAGGTCTAAATCCAAATGGTAAAAGCTGGGCAAAAGCAGAGGCCAAAGGATTTAAAGTTATGAGCGTAGCAGATGCTACAAAAGAAGCTGATGTTGTAATGATACTTACTCCTGATGAGATGCAAGCTGATATATTTAAATCCCAAATTGAGCCAAATTTAAAAAGCGGTAGCGCAATTGCATTTGGACATGGATTTAATATTCACTACGGTCAAATTGTTCCACCAGCAGGCATTGATTGTATAATGATAGCTCCAAAGGCTCCAGGTCACACTGTAAGAAATGAATTTGTAAATGGTGGCGGTATTCCAGATTTAATCGCAGTAGCTCAAGATGCTTCAGGTAAAGCTAAAGATATCGCTTTAAGTTATGCTAGTGCAATTGGTGGTGGTAGAACTGGAATTATAGAGACTACATTTAAGGCTGAGACTGAAACTGATCTATTTGGCGAACAAGCTGTGCTTTGTGGCGGACTTTGCGCTTTAATTAATGCAGGTTTTGAAACTCTAGTAGAGGCTGGATATGAACCTGAAATGGCATACTTTGAGTGCTTACACGAGATGAAATTAATCGTAGATCTAATCTATCAAGGCGGTATGGCTGATATGCGTTATTCTATCTCAAATACTGCTGAATTTGGTGATTATGTAAGTGGCAAACGCGTAGTAGATGAGAGATCAAAAGCAGCTATGAAAGAGATCTTAAGAGAGATTCAAGATGGTACATTTGCTAAAAACTTTATCTTAGAGCGTAAAGCAGGATATACAAAAATGAATGCTGAGCGTAAATTAAGTGATGAGAGTTTGCTAAATAAAACTGGTGAAAAATTAAGAGCTATGATGCCTTGGATTAATAAAGGTAGATTAGTTAATAAAGATAAAAACTAA
- a CDS encoding RNB domain-containing ribonuclease, whose amino-acid sequence MRAFLNSLTTGLDGKYAKSSELEILRVLEQIKAVSKYKNRYYLNDGFVCGKLDISSNGTGFLYPYDSRFKQDLMIENRDLGGAKFGDIVLAKLTKFKKPRQKATVVAVLQMANETSVVYTKKIGPAIMGVTIPNSLTIALKASQKSLKELPQGTVLKINNLDNDIVEVLGVIDDPSVDQKISMALYNKREIFPKIAQNEAISFGNEVDKGMYLDRVDLTHLPFCTIDPVDAKDFDDAIYFDKNTNEIYIAIADVSEYVSPYSGIDKEARFRGFSIYFPHIAIPMLPRELSENICSLKPNCDRLAFVFKIKLNSNLEPISEELLSCIIHSKRRFNYDEVDSLIKGELECQKEIENWLIPLFELTQKLKEKRLKNGFDFHTLELRMSLDKNGDISSTRFESSTPSHSLIEECMLLANKAAAKRVKKGIFRNHAPADLKKINDLLNDLAVLGIEEQYDGDLVTMIAKIQVKASELGIREDIDKLIIKAQKRAEYSSNCTGHFGLGFEFYSHFTSPIRRYSDLILHRILKAGDDAKLTNYLMLGIDELCSSLNILEREADKVAWDFMDRKFARWAAKNIGQTFKCYIYESGNQTVAKLDDELKGARIFLNNFKSEILTTVRVKITDVDIPTAKIMGKVVEILDV is encoded by the coding sequence TTGAGAGCATTTCTAAACTCTTTAACCACTGGCTTAGATGGCAAATACGCCAAATCTAGTGAGCTTGAAATCTTAAGAGTATTAGAACAGATAAAGGCTGTATCAAAATATAAAAATAGATATTATTTAAATGATGGCTTTGTTTGTGGAAAGCTTGATATCTCTAGCAATGGAACTGGATTTTTATATCCTTACGATAGCAGATTTAAACAAGATCTAATGATAGAAAATCGTGATCTAGGTGGAGCTAAATTTGGCGATATAGTTCTTGCAAAGCTAACTAAATTTAAAAAACCACGCCAAAAAGCTACCGTAGTAGCTGTATTACAAATGGCAAACGAAACAAGTGTAGTTTATACTAAAAAAATCGGCCCAGCTATAATGGGCGTAACAATCCCAAATTCCCTTACAATCGCCCTAAAAGCCAGCCAAAAATCTCTAAAAGAGCTTCCACAAGGCACGGTATTAAAGATTAATAATCTAGATAATGATATAGTAGAAGTCTTAGGCGTAATTGATGATCCAAGTGTAGATCAAAAAATTTCAATGGCTCTATATAATAAGCGTGAAATATTTCCAAAAATTGCACAAAATGAAGCAATTAGCTTTGGCAATGAAGTTGATAAGGGTATGTATTTAGATAGAGTAGATCTAACTCATTTGCCATTTTGTACCATAGATCCAGTAGATGCTAAAGACTTTGATGATGCAATATATTTTGATAAAAATACAAATGAAATTTACATAGCCATTGCAGATGTAAGCGAATATGTAAGTCCATATAGCGGTATCGATAAAGAGGCTAGATTTAGAGGATTTTCTATATATTTTCCACATATTGCTATTCCTATGTTGCCACGAGAGTTAAGTGAAAATATCTGCTCTTTAAAACCAAACTGCGATAGGCTTGCTTTTGTATTTAAGATCAAACTTAACTCAAATTTAGAACCAATATCTGAAGAGCTTTTAAGCTGCATAATTCACTCTAAAAGACGCTTTAACTACGATGAAGTTGATAGTTTAATTAAGGGCGAATTAGAGTGTCAAAAGGAGATAGAAAATTGGCTAATACCGCTTTTTGAACTTACACAAAAATTAAAAGAAAAACGGCTTAAAAATGGCTTTGACTTTCATACATTAGAGCTTAGAATGAGCTTAGATAAAAATGGAGATATTAGCTCAACTAGATTTGAAAGCTCTACACCATCGCACTCACTTATAGAAGAGTGTATGCTACTAGCCAATAAAGCTGCTGCAAAAAGAGTTAAAAAAGGTATATTTAGAAATCACGCGCCAGCTGATTTAAAAAAGATAAATGACCTTTTAAACGATCTTGCAGTACTTGGTATTGAAGAGCAATATGATGGTGATTTAGTAACTATGATAGCTAAAATTCAAGTCAAAGCTAGCGAGTTAGGCATAAGAGAAGATATAGATAAGCTTATTATAAAAGCACAAAAAAGAGCTGAGTATTCAAGCAATTGCACTGGCCACTTTGGTCTTGGATTTGAGTTTTACTCGCATTTTACTAGTCCGATTCGTAGATATTCAGATTTAATACTTCATAGAATTTTAAAAGCTGGCGATGATGCTAAACTAACAAACTATCTTATGTTAGGCATCGATGAATTATGCAGCAGCTTAAATATTCTTGAGCGCGAAGCTGATAAAGTCGCTTGGGACTTTATGGATCGCAAATTTGCTCGTTGGGCGGCTAAAAATATTGGTCAAACTTTTAAATGCTATATATATGAAAGCGGCAATCAAACAGTTGCTAAACTTGATGATGAACTAAAAGGAGCTAGAATTTTTTTAAATAATTTTAAGAGCGAGATATTAACTACAGTTAGAGTAAAAATCACAGATGTAGATATCCCAACAGCAAAAATTATGGGTAAAGTAGTAGAGATTTTAGATGTATAA
- the ruvX gene encoding Holliday junction resolvase RuvX, whose product MIVAIDIGLKRIGMAVSPDGKIALPIAPILRKNRNQAAKDVSNALKDREAKILVVGLPKGGSSEAEMERRIKHFISLLDFDGQICYENEAYSSLEASDLIDDKRDGKLDSVAAMIILERFLKR is encoded by the coding sequence ATGATAGTTGCTATTGATATTGGGCTTAAAAGAATAGGTATGGCAGTAAGTCCAGATGGTAAAATTGCTCTTCCAATCGCTCCAATTCTTCGTAAGAATCGAAATCAAGCTGCAAAAGATGTGAGTAATGCCTTAAAAGATAGAGAGGCAAAAATATTAGTAGTTGGTTTGCCAAAAGGTGGAAGCTCTGAGGCTGAGATGGAGCGAAGAATAAAACATTTTATCTCGCTTTTAGATTTTGATGGTCAAATTTGCTATGAGAATGAGGCTTATAGTAGTTTAGAAGCTAGTGATTTAATAGATGATAAAAGAGATGGCAAGCTTGATAGCGTGGCTGCAATGATAATTTTGGAGAGATTTTTAAAAAGATGA
- a CDS encoding endonuclease/exonuclease/phosphatase family protein produces MRVLVALIFLFSLLFSSELKIATYNVENLFDDKISGSEYSDFKSNRWNSAKYQQKLQKISRVLRELNADVVALNEIENENVIKELANLSGYKFYKFATLKGSPVGLGLLSRYRISDSEIYVVPDVKTRPILMSRVEFEGHNIEFFIAHFPAAKNSLKHRIAAANTMKKAVKNSKNGVILGDLNSNYGYKFLLNGLDGWTNLWEFLPSYQRSSYKNGKSAIDHIMLSSDLMGEKLHYKYGSFGVFKANFMDDSYSDHYPLYATLSLQEDIKDVPSKLISQIKSVNNNRTKITGVVMYKDKNGYILADESRRGIYVYEKNPTLILGTKVEAVVNRVEDYKGNIEITSLSYIAVDTDFKGDESKYLLDKNDINSATSGDVIGDIILDIKGGFATISKNKFKIYSPNRHINDGKMSVKRAVVWNYKGQKELIIE; encoded by the coding sequence ATGCGAGTTTTAGTAGCTCTTATTTTCTTATTTAGTTTGCTATTTTCATCTGAATTAAAGATTGCTACTTATAATGTTGAAAATCTCTTTGATGATAAAATCAGTGGAAGCGAATATAGCGATTTTAAATCAAATAGATGGAATAGTGCTAAATATCAGCAAAAATTACAAAAAATCTCTAGAGTATTGCGGGAATTAAATGCAGATGTAGTAGCACTAAATGAGATCGAAAATGAAAATGTGATTAAAGAGTTAGCTAATTTAAGTGGATATAAATTTTATAAATTTGCTACATTAAAAGGCTCTCCTGTAGGGCTTGGATTGCTTAGTAGATATAGGATTAGCGATAGTGAAATTTATGTTGTACCAGATGTAAAAACTAGACCTATTTTGATGAGTAGGGTTGAGTTTGAAGGGCATAATATTGAGTTTTTTATAGCTCACTTTCCAGCTGCTAAAAACTCTCTTAAACATAGAATCGCTGCGGCAAATACTATGAAAAAAGCAGTAAAAAATAGTAAAAATGGTGTAATTTTAGGTGATTTAAATAGTAATTATGGGTATAAATTTTTGCTTAATGGGCTTGATGGATGGACAAATTTATGGGAGTTTTTACCATCATATCAAAGAAGTAGCTATAAAAATGGCAAAAGCGCAATCGATCATATAATGCTAAGTAGTGATTTAATGGGAGAAAAATTGCATTATAAATATGGTAGTTTTGGAGTTTTTAAGGCTAATTTTATGGATGATAGTTACTCAGATCACTATCCACTTTATGCAACTTTGAGTCTTCAAGAAGATATAAAAGATGTGCCAAGTAAATTAATTAGTCAGATAAAATCAGTAAATAACAATAGAACTAAGATTACTGGCGTGGTGATGTATAAAGATAAAAATGGTTATATATTAGCTGATGAGAGTCGCCGTGGGATATATGTGTATGAGAAAAATCCAACCTTAATACTTGGCACTAAGGTTGAAGCAGTAGTAAATAGAGTTGAAGATTATAAGGGAAATATTGAGATTACTAGCCTATCATATATAGCTGTAGATACAGATTTTAAAGGTGATGAAAGCAAATATTTATTAGATAAAAATGATATAAATAGCGCTACAAGTGGTGATGTTATCGGAGATATTATCTTAGATATTAAGGGCGGATTTGCTACTATATCTAAAAATAAATTTAAAATTTATTCGCCAAATCGCCATATAAATGATGGTAAAATGAGTGTTAAAAGGGCGGTTGTGTGGAATTATAAAGGACAAAAGGAGTTAATTATTGAGTGA
- the purU gene encoding formyltetrahydrofolate deformylase, giving the protein MDYILKIDCNDEKGLILRVSEIVFKHGLNYVSTSEFVDHENRRFYMRAVVVGEVNTIEFKNTLSAYLPSDSVIFFESIKKKDIVILATKENHCLGDLLIKHSSGDLNANILAIIANHDTLRPLSDKFDIPFTCISADGMDRAEHEKLVLAELAKYKFDYMVLAKYMRILSPDFVKAYPKKIINIHHSFLPAFIGANPYKQAYERGVKIIGATAHFVTDDLDEGPIITQDVIRVNHEMSWKDMQKAGRNVEKVVLSNALDLVFDERVFVYNNKTVIF; this is encoded by the coding sequence GTGGATTATATTTTAAAGATTGATTGCAATGATGAAAAAGGCCTAATTTTACGCGTTAGCGAGATTGTTTTTAAGCACGGATTAAACTATGTAAGCACAAGCGAATTTGTTGATCACGAAAATCGTAGATTTTATATGCGTGCTGTTGTAGTAGGCGAAGTTAATACTATTGAGTTTAAAAATACACTTAGTGCGTATTTGCCAAGTGATAGTGTAATATTTTTTGAATCTATCAAGAAAAAAGATATAGTAATTTTAGCTACTAAAGAGAATCACTGCCTTGGTGATCTATTAATTAAACATAGTAGCGGAGATTTAAATGCAAATATTTTAGCTATTATAGCTAATCATGATACTTTACGCCCATTAAGTGATAAATTTGATATTCCATTTACTTGCATTAGTGCTGATGGTATGGATAGGGCTGAGCATGAAAAATTAGTTCTAGCTGAGCTGGCAAAATATAAATTTGATTATATGGTGCTTGCAAAGTATATGAGGATTTTAAGCCCAGATTTTGTTAAAGCCTATCCTAAAAAGATTATAAATATTCACCACTCATTTTTACCAGCATTTATCGGTGCTAATCCATATAAGCAAGCTTACGAGCGTGGTGTTAAGATTATTGGAGCTACGGCGCACTTTGTAACTGATGATTTAGATGAAGGACCGATAATTACTCAAGATGTTATTAGAGTAAATCACGAAATGAGTTGGAAAGATATGCAAAAAGCTGGTAGAAATGTTGAAAAAGTTGTGCTTAGCAATGCTTTAGATCTTGTTTTTGATGAGAGAGTTTTTGTTTATAATAATAAAACGGTGATATTTTAG
- a CDS encoding tRNA (cytidine(34)-2'-O)-methyltransferase has translation MFNIVLVNPKIHTNTGSIGRMCVNSGAKLHLIKPLGFEIDDKHLRRAGLDYWASLEPIIWESLEDFLEANLEFKDRFFFATTKCNKLYFDAKFAPGDYLIFGAEDCGLPIELMKLNKNNCITIPMTKQGRSLNLATSVGIITYEAIRQNVDKFDFRDSVCEF, from the coding sequence ATGTTTAATATCGTCCTTGTAAATCCAAAAATTCATACAAATACAGGTAGCATAGGTAGAATGTGTGTAAATTCTGGAGCAAAACTTCATTTAATCAAGCCGCTTGGATTTGAGATAGATGATAAACATTTAAGGCGAGCTGGACTAGATTATTGGGCAAGTTTAGAGCCGATAATTTGGGAGAGCTTGGAGGATTTTTTAGAGGCTAATTTGGAGTTTAAAGATAGATTTTTCTTTGCTACTACTAAGTGTAATAAGTTATATTTTGATGCTAAATTTGCCCCTGGAGATTATCTTATATTTGGTGCTGAGGATTGTGGATTGCCAATTGAACTTATGAAATTAAATAAAAATAATTGCATCACAATACCAATGACAAAACAAGGAAGAAGTTTAAATTTAGCCACTAGCGTAGGAATTATCACATATGAAGCGATTCGTCAAAATGTAGATAAATTTGATTTTAGGGATAGTGTATGCGAGTTTTAG